A window from Agrobacterium tumefaciens encodes these proteins:
- the terL gene encoding phage terminase large subunit, translating into MMKKPVLKAKVSDKDFRDWISSEADKLARWVDLSVSAFAADPKAKAERLAKVRIPETGFQYFLETYLPHYVKGEHSLFHKTIFGRVPEILASEKGVRDLFIAPRGSSKSTHLSLGFALYCICLGYKRYILEVCDVYAQAALLIEAIKAELTENPRLANDFPEVTGQGRVWREGEIVTKNNIRVEGLGANQKLRGRRHGPYRPDLMFFDDLENDEAVRSPEQRKKLETWIKRAALKVGPPDGSMDVVWVGTVLHYDAVLVRAAKSPVWRVAEFQAVIQFPDRMDLWDQFEEVYQNDGEDAARTFYAERKADMDAGAIVNWPAIQPLIFLMLERASDHDSFATEYQNKPVNEASPFKDLTFWVVSQPDLIHFGAIDPSLGKKGHGRDPSAILIGGFNRLHGTMDLLEASIRRRLPDIIISDVIAMQRQYRCLLWFVEAVQFQEFLRTTLMATAARQGVGISAVPVTPIADKDLRIERLQPPVAGGLIRLNKTQQTLIDQLQQWPNADHDDGPDCLDMLWQHTLEYAGGATAGAGGGINTAANSGQQRLGGYRL; encoded by the coding sequence ATGATGAAAAAACCGGTCCTGAAGGCGAAGGTCAGCGACAAGGATTTTCGCGACTGGATATCAAGCGAAGCCGACAAGCTTGCCCGTTGGGTGGACCTGTCGGTTTCCGCCTTTGCGGCCGATCCGAAGGCCAAAGCCGAGCGCCTGGCTAAAGTCAGAATTCCCGAAACGGGCTTCCAGTATTTTCTGGAGACCTACCTGCCGCATTATGTGAAGGGCGAACACAGCCTGTTTCACAAGACGATCTTTGGCCGCGTTCCGGAAATCCTCGCCTCCGAAAAGGGCGTTAGAGATTTGTTTATCGCGCCTCGCGGTTCGTCCAAATCCACGCACCTGTCACTCGGTTTTGCGCTTTATTGCATCTGCCTTGGCTACAAGCGCTATATTCTGGAAGTCTGCGATGTCTATGCGCAGGCCGCGTTGCTGATCGAAGCGATCAAGGCCGAACTGACGGAAAACCCGCGCCTTGCTAATGACTTTCCGGAAGTTACCGGTCAGGGGCGTGTCTGGCGTGAAGGCGAGATCGTCACCAAGAACAATATCCGTGTCGAAGGACTTGGCGCGAACCAGAAACTGCGCGGCCGCCGCCATGGCCCGTATCGTCCGGACCTGATGTTTTTTGACGATCTGGAGAATGACGAGGCCGTGCGTTCGCCCGAGCAGCGCAAGAAGCTGGAAACATGGATCAAGCGCGCTGCCCTCAAGGTGGGTCCGCCTGACGGTTCCATGGACGTGGTCTGGGTCGGGACCGTCCTTCATTATGACGCCGTGCTTGTCCGGGCCGCGAAATCGCCGGTCTGGCGTGTTGCCGAGTTTCAGGCAGTCATTCAGTTTCCCGACCGGATGGACCTTTGGGACCAGTTTGAGGAAGTTTACCAGAATGACGGTGAGGACGCCGCCCGCACATTTTATGCCGAGCGCAAGGCGGACATGGACGCCGGTGCCATCGTCAACTGGCCCGCGATCCAGCCGCTTATCTTCCTCATGCTGGAGCGGGCGTCCGACCATGACAGCTTCGCTACCGAGTACCAGAACAAGCCGGTCAACGAGGCCAGCCCCTTCAAGGATTTGACATTCTGGGTGGTGTCGCAGCCTGACCTTATCCATTTCGGGGCCATCGACCCGTCGCTTGGTAAAAAGGGCCATGGCCGCGATCCGAGCGCTATTCTTATCGGCGGCTTCAACCGGCTGCATGGCACGATGGATTTGCTGGAAGCCTCCATTCGCCGCCGTCTGCCCGATATCATCATTTCCGATGTCATCGCCATGCAGCGGCAATATCGCTGCCTGCTGTGGTTCGTGGAAGCCGTCCAGTTTCAGGAATTCCTGCGCACCACGCTGATGGCGACGGCGGCGCGTCAGGGTGTTGGAATTTCCGCCGTGCCGGTGACGCCGATTGCCGACAAGGATTTACGCATCGAGCGGCTTCAGCCGCCCGTCGCGGGAGGATTGATCCGCCTCAACAAAACACAACAGACGCTGATCGACCAGCTTCAGCAATGGCCGAACGCCGATCACGATGACGGCCCGGACTGCCTCGACATGCTCTGGCAGCACACGCTCGAATATGCGGGCGGTGCGACGGCCGGAGCGGGCGGCGGGATTAATACGGCTGCGAACAGCGGTCAGCAGAGACTTGGAGGGTATCGTCTATGA
- a CDS encoding DUF1804 family protein, producing the protein MANDMETRRKARSDYVYRRMTLATIAVTLNVSQATIGRWKAAAKADGDDWDMARSGAVLAGEGLDVVVSSVVEDFVIMAQALLDDVKNNKDLSIDQKIKHMVALGDAMVKVTASAGKLAPKISELGVAQSVVQHLIAFVQEQFPQHISVVQEILVPFGDRIASAFSS; encoded by the coding sequence GTGGCTAACGATATGGAAACCCGCCGCAAGGCCCGCTCCGATTATGTCTATCGGCGCATGACGCTTGCCACAATCGCCGTGACGCTGAACGTCAGTCAGGCCACTATCGGGCGCTGGAAGGCGGCGGCGAAGGCCGATGGCGACGATTGGGACATGGCCCGCTCCGGCGCTGTTCTTGCCGGGGAAGGTCTCGACGTTGTCGTGTCATCGGTTGTCGAAGATTTCGTCATCATGGCGCAGGCGCTGCTGGACGATGTCAAGAACAACAAAGACCTCAGCATTGACCAGAAGATCAAGCACATGGTGGCGCTGGGCGATGCCATGGTGAAGGTCACGGCCTCTGCCGGAAAGCTGGCCCCGAAAATCTCCGAGTTGGGCGTGGCGCAGTCCGTTGTCCAGCATCTCATTGCCTTCGTTCAGGAGCAGTTCCCGCAGCACATTTCCGTGGTGCAGGAAATCCTTGTTCCGTTCGGTGACAGGATTGCGAGCGCTTTCTCGTCATGA
- a CDS encoding glycoside hydrolase family 19 protein yields MSTIKNQTTFFSYIRRAPFGGRLTQSQIDGINVILEQWEYYKLIDRRWLANILAQIFHETGGKMQPIREANASSDPQAKSRLEAAWKAGKLGSVKNPYWRDGWFGRGFIQITHKVNYDALGKRLNVNLVGNPALAMDPVISARIAIVGMAEGLFTNGAHRLSDYFNDKVDDAESARRIVNGTDKAKLIAGYHKNFLDAIEAASVPLQEADANHALATADDVKPSASGSVKTLLSSTLVTAGVSALVGVNNPWAFGVSALALLMGGGALYMFGSGRWSVNRIKGI; encoded by the coding sequence ATGTCCACGATCAAAAACCAGACCACCTTCTTTTCCTACATTCGCCGCGCCCCGTTTGGTGGCCGCCTGACGCAAAGCCAGATTGATGGCATCAACGTCATTCTGGAGCAGTGGGAATATTACAAACTGATCGACCGCCGCTGGCTGGCAAACATTCTCGCGCAGATTTTCCACGAAACGGGCGGCAAGATGCAGCCGATCCGCGAGGCGAATGCCTCTTCCGACCCGCAGGCGAAAAGCCGTCTTGAAGCAGCTTGGAAGGCCGGGAAACTCGGCTCCGTCAAAAATCCATACTGGCGCGACGGCTGGTTCGGGCGTGGTTTCATCCAGATCACCCACAAGGTCAACTACGATGCACTTGGCAAGCGGTTGAATGTCAATCTCGTTGGCAATCCCGCATTGGCGATGGACCCCGTTATCAGCGCCCGCATCGCCATCGTCGGCATGGCCGAAGGGTTGTTCACCAATGGTGCCCACCGGCTTTCCGACTATTTCAACGACAAGGTTGACGATGCCGAAAGTGCGCGCCGGATCGTCAACGGCACCGACAAGGCGAAGCTGATCGCCGGCTATCACAAGAATTTTCTCGACGCCATTGAGGCCGCATCGGTTCCGCTTCAGGAAGCCGACGCCAATCACGCACTGGCAACGGCCGATGACGTGAAGCCCTCCGCCAGTGGTTCGGTGAAAACCCTTCTCAGCAGCACTCTGGTGACGGCCGGGGTTTCCGCCCTTGTCGGGGTTAACAATCCTTGGGCCTTCGGCGTTTCGGCGCTGGCCCTGCTGATGGGCGGCGGCGCGCTTTACATGTTCGGTTCGGGCCGCTGGTCCGTCAATCGCATCAAGGGGATTTGA